CATCCCAAATGCTTCAGTAACCGCTCGGCTGGATGGAAAAGACATCAAGACGGTAAAGGCCGACGAAAAGGGCGAATTTGTTATGACGGGGCTGTCATCAGCGACCTACAGTGTGCTTTTTGACGCCTCAGGTTATGCTCCCGGGGTCATGTATGGGGTTGAAGTTAAAAACAGCACGCGCGACCTCGGGAGCCGTTTGATCCTAATGCCCGATCAGGGAACGCAGGTCATAGTTCGCGGCAGCGTTTTCTACCGCGAAGGGACAAGTGTCACCGGAGCGAAGGTCGAGTTGCGTCAGATCAATGCTGATGGTTCGACGAAATTGATCGGAACGGTCTACACGAACATCAGCGGAGATTTTTCCTTCAGACGCCCCGAAGGCGTCGCAAAGTATCGCGTCACAGCTAGCTTTAAAGGGGTTTCCGGATCGAAAGACGTCGAGGTCGACAATCCCGCGATCTACCGAACAGCCATA
The DNA window shown above is from Chloracidobacterium sp. and carries:
- a CDS encoding carboxypeptidase regulatory-like domain-containing protein, with product MAKLFHLRIRSLIVVGGVLVVFAAFAQAAFAQGGIKGKVRNNRGSGIPNASVTARLDGKDIKTVKADEKGEFVMTGLSSATYSVLFDASGYAPGVMYGVEVKNSTRDLGSRLILMPDQGTQVIVRGSVFYREGTSVTGAKVELRQINADGSTKLIGTVYTNISGDFSFRRPEGVAKYRVTASFKGVSGSKDVEVDNPAIYRTAITLDLPRTEK